A region from the Pirellulales bacterium genome encodes:
- a CDS encoding DUF1080 domain-containing protein has translation MASRLIIAFGFGWFVAFFCCPAIGADEWKSLLSDDSLAGWTIVNGPQDGWKNLHGILSCSGGGNGWILTDREYANFELELDFRVPKGGNSGIFLRAARDGKPWVNGMEVQILDDYDSQYANLEPGQYTGSLYKVAPATPRVSKRAGEWQTMQIFVDGAKLQVRLNGTQVVKTDLMDQSKRFPDHAGLKRTRGYLGLQNHNTPIEFRNLRIRQLP, from the coding sequence ATGGCGTCACGGCTTATCATTGCCTTTGGCTTCGGTTGGTTTGTAGCTTTTTTCTGCTGCCCGGCGATAGGTGCGGATGAATGGAAATCGTTGCTTTCCGACGACTCTTTGGCAGGTTGGACCATCGTCAACGGTCCTCAAGACGGCTGGAAAAACCTTCACGGCATTTTGTCGTGCTCGGGCGGCGGCAACGGCTGGATCTTGACCGATCGAGAGTATGCGAACTTCGAACTGGAGCTGGATTTTCGAGTGCCCAAAGGTGGCAATAGCGGCATTTTTCTACGGGCGGCCCGCGACGGAAAACCGTGGGTCAACGGGATGGAGGTCCAAATCCTCGACGATTACGATTCTCAATACGCCAATCTCGAGCCAGGGCAATATACCGGCAGCCTCTACAAAGTGGCACCGGCAACTCCGCGCGTCAGCAAGCGGGCAGGCGAATGGCAGACGATGCAAATCTTTGTTGACGGCGCCAAGCTGCAAGTTAGGCTCAACGGTACACAGGTAGTCAAGACGGACCTAATGGACCAGAGCAAGCGATTTCCCGATCACGCCGGCCTAAAACGAACGCGGGGATACTTGGGACTCCAAAATCACAACACCCCGATTGAATTCCGAAACTTGCGGATTCGGCAATTGCCTTGA